One Trichomycterus rosablanca isolate fTriRos1 chromosome 23, fTriRos1.hap1, whole genome shotgun sequence genomic window carries:
- the wdtc1 gene encoding WD and tetratricopeptide repeats protein 1 isoform X2 produces MCQRNITANILNRQIRVLGFQRHYHVTDPFIKRLGLEAELQGHSGCVNCLEWNERGDLLASGSDDQHAIVWDPLRHKKLITMHTGHTANIFSVKFLPHSGDRILVTGAADTKVHVHDVTVKETIHMFSDHTNRVKRIATAPMWPNTFWSAAEDGVIRQYDLRESSKRSEVLIDLTEYCGQLVEAKCVAVNPRDNNYLAVGANGPFVRLYDIRMIHNHRKSLSQTAEVQTLCDKQKAIPDGAGQYYVAGHLPVKLPDYNNRLRVLVATYVTFSPDGTELLVNMGGEQVYLFDLTFKQRPYTILLPKKCHSGSEMQNGKTTNGVSNGIHLAANCLRVSQHQSSSSDLSPNLEHIKQQANEAFARQQWTQAIQLYSLGIHTAGQNNAMLYGNRAAAYMKRKWDGDHYDALRDCLKALSLNPAHLKAHFRLARCLFELKYVAEALECLDDFKGKFPEQAHSSACSALDKDIKAALFSKNDSAEEKKSSSSIRFHNFSHREAIPEDEIILRERSFDYKHRYCGHCNTTTDIKEANFFGSKGQYIVSGSDDGSFFIWEKETTNLVRVLQGDESIVNCLQPHPSYCFLATSGIDPVVRLWNPRPETEMENGRVVEDMDGASQANQRRMNADPLEVMLLNMGYRITGLSGSNDASDDEEENNEGQMQCRTS; encoded by the exons ATGTGTCAGAGGAACATCACTGCTAATATTCTCAACAGGCAGATCCGG GTGTTGGGATTTCAGAGACACTATCATGTGACCGACCCGTTTATAAAGCGCCTCGGTCTGGAGGCAGAGTTACAG GGCCACTCAGGGTGTGTGAATTGTCTGGAATGGAACGAGAGAGGAga TTTGCTGGCGTCCGGTTCTGATGATCAACACGCCATCGTGTGGGATCCTCTCCGCCACAAGAAGCTCATCACCATGCACACGGGCCACACTGCCAACATCTTCTCTGTGAAG TTCCTGCCTCATTCTGGAGATCGGATCCTGGTCACAGGAGCTGCAGATACTAAAGTTCACGTTCACGATGTGACGGTGAAGGAGACCATTCACATGTTCTCCGATCACACCAACAGAGTAAAGCGCATCGCTACCGCTCCCATGTGGCCCAACACCTTCTGGAGTGCAGCGGAGGACGGAGTCATCAG gcagtATGACCTGAGAGAGAGCAGTAAGCGCTCGGAGGTTCTGATCGATCTGACTGAGTACTGTGGGCAGCTGGTGGAGGCGAAGTGTGTGGCCGTGAACCCGCGGGATAATAACTACCTCGCCGTGGGGGCCAACGGGCCCTTCGTACGCCTCTACGATATCCGCATGATCCACAACCACAG GAAGTCGTTGAGCCAGACCGCAGAGGTTCAGACATTGTGCGATAAGCAGAAAGCCATTCCTGACGGGGCGGGGCAGTACTACGTGGCAG gtcacCTGCCGGTGAAGCTCCCTGATTATAATAACCGGTTACGGGTTCTGGTGGCGACCTACGTTACCTTCAGCCCAGACGGCACAGAGCTGCTGGTGAACATGGGTGGAGAGCAG GTTTATCTGTTTGATCTGACGTTTAAGCAGAGACCGTATACCATCCTGCTGCCCAAGAAGTGCCACTCTGGATCAG AGATGCAGAACGGGAAAACCACCAACGGAGTGTCGAATGGGATCCACCTCGCTGCTAACTGCCTCAGAGTCTCTCAGCATCAGAGTTCTTCCAG tgatctCTCTCCTAACCTGGAGCACATTAAGCAGCAGGCTAACGAGGCCTTCGCCCGCCAGCAGTGGACTCAGGCCATTCAGCTCTACAGTTTAGGGATCCACACGGCGGGACAGAACAACGCCATGCTGTATGGGAACCGGGCCGCCGCCTACATGAAACGCAAATG GGACGGCGATCATTACGACGCCCTGCGCGACTGCCTGAAGGCGCTCTCCCTGAACCCCGCCCACCTGAAGGCTCACTTCCGGCTGGCGCGCTGTCTGTTCGAGCTGAAGTACGTGGCCGAGGCTCTGGAGTGTCTGGACGACTTTAAGGGGAAGTTTCCCGAACAGGCTCACAGCAGCGCCTGCAGCGCCCTCGACAAGGACATCAAAGCTGCTCTGTTCTCCAAAAACGATTCGG CGGAGGAGAAGAAAAGCAGCAGCTCGATCCGCTTCCACAACTTCAGCCACAGAGAAGCGATTCCTGAGGACGAGATCATCCTGAGAGAGCGCAGCTTCGATTATAAACACCGCTACTGCGGCCACTGCAACACCACCACCGACATCAAGGAGGCCAACTTCTTCGGCAG taaagGACAGTACATCGTGAGTGGATCTGACGACGGCTCGTTCTTTATCTGGGAGAAGGAAACCACCAACCTGGTCCGGGTTCTGCAGGGGGACGAGTCCATCGTCAACTGTCTCCAACCGCATCCCAGCTACTGTTTCCTAGCAACCAGCGGCATCGACCCTGTGGTGCGGCTCTGGAACCCCCGGCCGGAG acGGAGATGGAGAACGGGCGGGTGGTGGAGGATATGGACGGAGCTTCTCAGGCCAATCAGAGGAGGATGAACGCTGATCCTCTGGAGGTGATGCTGCTCAACATGGGGTACCGTATCACCGGTCTGAGCGGCAGCAATGACGCCTCCGACGATGAGGAGGAAAACAACGAGGGCCAGATGCAGTGTCGCACCAGCTAG
- the wdtc1 gene encoding WD and tetratricopeptide repeats protein 1 isoform X1, which yields MCQRNITANILNRQIRENQVLGFQRHYHVTDPFIKRLGLEAELQGHSGCVNCLEWNERGDLLASGSDDQHAIVWDPLRHKKLITMHTGHTANIFSVKFLPHSGDRILVTGAADTKVHVHDVTVKETIHMFSDHTNRVKRIATAPMWPNTFWSAAEDGVIRQYDLRESSKRSEVLIDLTEYCGQLVEAKCVAVNPRDNNYLAVGANGPFVRLYDIRMIHNHRKSLSQTAEVQTLCDKQKAIPDGAGQYYVAGHLPVKLPDYNNRLRVLVATYVTFSPDGTELLVNMGGEQVYLFDLTFKQRPYTILLPKKCHSGSEMQNGKTTNGVSNGIHLAANCLRVSQHQSSSSDLSPNLEHIKQQANEAFARQQWTQAIQLYSLGIHTAGQNNAMLYGNRAAAYMKRKWDGDHYDALRDCLKALSLNPAHLKAHFRLARCLFELKYVAEALECLDDFKGKFPEQAHSSACSALDKDIKAALFSKNDSAEEKKSSSSIRFHNFSHREAIPEDEIILRERSFDYKHRYCGHCNTTTDIKEANFFGSKGQYIVSGSDDGSFFIWEKETTNLVRVLQGDESIVNCLQPHPSYCFLATSGIDPVVRLWNPRPETEMENGRVVEDMDGASQANQRRMNADPLEVMLLNMGYRITGLSGSNDASDDEEENNEGQMQCRTS from the exons ATGTGTCAGAGGAACATCACTGCTAATATTCTCAACAGGCAGATCCGG gagaATCAGGTGTTGGGATTTCAGAGACACTATCATGTGACCGACCCGTTTATAAAGCGCCTCGGTCTGGAGGCAGAGTTACAG GGCCACTCAGGGTGTGTGAATTGTCTGGAATGGAACGAGAGAGGAga TTTGCTGGCGTCCGGTTCTGATGATCAACACGCCATCGTGTGGGATCCTCTCCGCCACAAGAAGCTCATCACCATGCACACGGGCCACACTGCCAACATCTTCTCTGTGAAG TTCCTGCCTCATTCTGGAGATCGGATCCTGGTCACAGGAGCTGCAGATACTAAAGTTCACGTTCACGATGTGACGGTGAAGGAGACCATTCACATGTTCTCCGATCACACCAACAGAGTAAAGCGCATCGCTACCGCTCCCATGTGGCCCAACACCTTCTGGAGTGCAGCGGAGGACGGAGTCATCAG gcagtATGACCTGAGAGAGAGCAGTAAGCGCTCGGAGGTTCTGATCGATCTGACTGAGTACTGTGGGCAGCTGGTGGAGGCGAAGTGTGTGGCCGTGAACCCGCGGGATAATAACTACCTCGCCGTGGGGGCCAACGGGCCCTTCGTACGCCTCTACGATATCCGCATGATCCACAACCACAG GAAGTCGTTGAGCCAGACCGCAGAGGTTCAGACATTGTGCGATAAGCAGAAAGCCATTCCTGACGGGGCGGGGCAGTACTACGTGGCAG gtcacCTGCCGGTGAAGCTCCCTGATTATAATAACCGGTTACGGGTTCTGGTGGCGACCTACGTTACCTTCAGCCCAGACGGCACAGAGCTGCTGGTGAACATGGGTGGAGAGCAG GTTTATCTGTTTGATCTGACGTTTAAGCAGAGACCGTATACCATCCTGCTGCCCAAGAAGTGCCACTCTGGATCAG AGATGCAGAACGGGAAAACCACCAACGGAGTGTCGAATGGGATCCACCTCGCTGCTAACTGCCTCAGAGTCTCTCAGCATCAGAGTTCTTCCAG tgatctCTCTCCTAACCTGGAGCACATTAAGCAGCAGGCTAACGAGGCCTTCGCCCGCCAGCAGTGGACTCAGGCCATTCAGCTCTACAGTTTAGGGATCCACACGGCGGGACAGAACAACGCCATGCTGTATGGGAACCGGGCCGCCGCCTACATGAAACGCAAATG GGACGGCGATCATTACGACGCCCTGCGCGACTGCCTGAAGGCGCTCTCCCTGAACCCCGCCCACCTGAAGGCTCACTTCCGGCTGGCGCGCTGTCTGTTCGAGCTGAAGTACGTGGCCGAGGCTCTGGAGTGTCTGGACGACTTTAAGGGGAAGTTTCCCGAACAGGCTCACAGCAGCGCCTGCAGCGCCCTCGACAAGGACATCAAAGCTGCTCTGTTCTCCAAAAACGATTCGG CGGAGGAGAAGAAAAGCAGCAGCTCGATCCGCTTCCACAACTTCAGCCACAGAGAAGCGATTCCTGAGGACGAGATCATCCTGAGAGAGCGCAGCTTCGATTATAAACACCGCTACTGCGGCCACTGCAACACCACCACCGACATCAAGGAGGCCAACTTCTTCGGCAG taaagGACAGTACATCGTGAGTGGATCTGACGACGGCTCGTTCTTTATCTGGGAGAAGGAAACCACCAACCTGGTCCGGGTTCTGCAGGGGGACGAGTCCATCGTCAACTGTCTCCAACCGCATCCCAGCTACTGTTTCCTAGCAACCAGCGGCATCGACCCTGTGGTGCGGCTCTGGAACCCCCGGCCGGAG acGGAGATGGAGAACGGGCGGGTGGTGGAGGATATGGACGGAGCTTCTCAGGCCAATCAGAGGAGGATGAACGCTGATCCTCTGGAGGTGATGCTGCTCAACATGGGGTACCGTATCACCGGTCTGAGCGGCAGCAATGACGCCTCCGACGATGAGGAGGAAAACAACGAGGGCCAGATGCAGTGTCGCACCAGCTAG
- the cndp1 gene encoding beta-Ala-His dipeptidase, whose protein sequence is MKGILVVLMLLGVEIHSFRFDDLTAHVNKHQDEYVQALSDWVSIESDSSDATKRPELHRMMDAVEEKLRRMGGVVISKDIGNQTLPDGSVVDLPKVVTARFGEDLNKLTVCVYGHVDVQPARREDGWATDPYNLTEIGGNLYGRGASDNKAPVLAWIHAVQAHRDLDMELPVNVKFLIEGMEETGSNGLDALVEHEKDRFFSDVDYIVISDCGWLTTRPALTYGTRGNCYFYAQVEGPKQDLHSGVYGGTVVEPMTDLIGILDTLISPSGEILIPGVLDAVANFTAEERKLYEEIQYDVEKYRRKSGVDQFMYSDKIDLLAHQWRYPTVSIHGIEGAFSAPGTKTVIPAKVTAKFSIRQVPDMDPPVVEKQVKDHLHSVFAQRKSPNNLTVTMVIGAKPWLADPNHGLYEAGKRAVMRVFNTSPDLIREGGTIPIARTLQDVTGKSIIMLPIGGADDGLHSQNEKISRYNYIEGTKLFIAYLHEVSQIKIN, encoded by the exons ATGAAGGGCATCCTGGTGGTGTTGATGTTGCTGGGAGTGGAGATTCACTCCTTCAGGTTCGATGATCTGACTGCACACGTGAACAAACACCAGGACGAGTATGTTCAG gcTCTGAGCGACTGGGTGTCTATTGAAAGCGACTCCAGCGACGCCACCAAGAGGCCGGAGCTCCACCGCATGATGGACGCCGTGGAGGAGAAGTTGCGCCGGATGGGCGGGGTGGTGATAAGCAAGGACATCGGCAACCAGACG TTGCCGGACGGCAGCGTGGTCGACCTGCCCAAAGTGGTGACGGCTCGGTTTGGCGAGGACCTGAACAAACTCACGGTGTGCGTGTACGGACACGTGGACGTCCAGCCGGCCAGGAGAGAAGACGGCTGGGCTACCGACCCGTACAACCTGACCGAGATCGGCG GAAACCTGTACGGCAGAGGAGCGTCGGATAATAAAGCTCCGGTTCTGGCCTGGATCCACGCTGTCCAGGCGCACAGAGATCTGGACATG GAGCTGCCGGTGAACGTGAAGTTTCTGATCGAGGGGATGGAGGAGACGGGTTCTAACGGTCTGGACGCTCTGGTGGAGCATGAGAAGGACCGGTTCTTCTCCGACGTGGATTATATCGTCATCTCAGACTGTGGGTGGCTGACGACCCGGCCCGCACTGACCTACGGGACACGGGGGAACTGCTACTTCTACGCCCAG GTGGAGGGTCCGAAACAAGATCTCCACTCAGGAGTGTACGGCGGGACCGTTGTGGAACCCATGACTGACCTAATCGGAATTTTAG ATACTCTGATCAGCCCGAGCGGTGAGATCCTGATCCCCGGAGTTCTGGATGCCGTCGCTAACTTCACCGCTGAAGAGAGGAAGCTGTACGAGGAGATCCAGTACGACGTGGAGAAGTACCGGCGCAAGAGCGGCGTGGATCAGTTCATGTACAGCGACAAG ATCGACCTCCTGGCTCATCAGTGGCGCTACCCCACCGTCTCCATCCACGGTATCGAGGGAGCGTTCTCCGCCCCCGGAACCAAAACCGTCATTCCTGCTAAAGTCACCGCCAAGTTCTCCATACGCCAGGTTCCAGACATGGATCCTCCAGTCGTAGAGAAACAG GTTAAGGATCACCTGCACTCAGTCTTCGCTCAGAGGAAAAGTCCCAACAACCTAACGGTGACGATGGTTATTGGAGCAAAACCCTGGCTGGCTGACCCCAATCACGGCCTGTATGAGGCAGGGAAGAGAGCAGTCATGAGGG TGTTTAACACCAGTCCAGATCTGATCCGTGAGGGTGGAACCATCCCCATCGCTCGCACTTTACAGGACGTGACGGGGAAAAGCATCATCATGCTGCCTATAGGGGGCGCCGACGATGGCCTGCACTCTCAGAATGAAAAAATTAGCAG GTACAACTACATCGAAGGAACCAAACTGTTCATCGCTTACCTGCACGAGGTCTCTCAGATCAAAATCAACTGA